The Streptomyces sp. DH-12 genome has a window encoding:
- a CDS encoding metalloregulator ArsR/SmtB family transcription factor: protein MGHGADAETTATARERLETVGAADVAATLQALATPSRLRILARLQEGPCAATELADAVGMEQSACSHQLRLLRNLGLVTGERRGRSVIYALYDNHVAELLEQALHHVEHQRLGLRDAPAPAAASGRI, encoded by the coding sequence ATGGGCCATGGAGCTGACGCCGAAACCACTGCCACCGCACGCGAACGCCTGGAGACAGTAGGCGCCGCCGATGTGGCCGCGACCCTCCAGGCCCTGGCCACGCCCTCCCGGCTGCGCATCCTCGCCCGCCTGCAAGAAGGCCCGTGCGCGGCCACCGAGCTCGCCGATGCCGTCGGCATGGAACAGTCGGCCTGCTCCCACCAGCTGCGCCTGCTGCGCAACCTCGGCCTGGTGACCGGGGAACGCCGAGGCCGCTCGGTGATCTACGCCCTCTACGACAACCATGTCGCCGAACTGCTGGAACAGGCCCTCCACCACGTCGAGCACCAGCGCCTCGGCCTGCGGGACGCACCCGCCCCGGCGGCGGCGAGCGGGAGGATCTGA
- a CDS encoding ABC transporter permease: MTPTTEVGTTPAAAAPAPTGRRIEFARFRDLSLVPVLLVLCVIGFVVSPAFLTSDNLLGVGQQATELSLLVLAQALILICGRMDLSLESTIGVAPVIAVWMVLPDEGARFLGLGLFPGWAAIPLCLLVGALIGVINGFLILKLRLNGFIVTLGMLTLLRGLQVAVSEGQSIVNLPGSFTYLGRASWLGAPAGIWICALLFLIGGSALAWLRHGRALYAIGGNAEAARAAGIRVDRIVWVVLIVGSLLAAFAGILYTGHYGSISADQGNGWIFQVFAATVIGGVSLNGGRGTLFGALTGVLTLQLVVNVMTLAGVPPLWNQFLNGAIIIVALIISRFASGEKQE; encoded by the coding sequence ATGACCCCCACCACTGAGGTCGGCACCACACCGGCCGCTGCCGCCCCGGCGCCCACCGGGCGCCGCATCGAGTTCGCCCGTTTCCGCGACCTGTCGCTGGTTCCGGTCCTGCTCGTCCTGTGCGTCATCGGTTTCGTGGTCTCGCCCGCCTTCCTGACGTCCGACAACCTGCTCGGCGTCGGGCAGCAGGCCACCGAGCTGAGTCTGCTGGTCCTGGCCCAGGCCCTGATCCTGATCTGCGGCCGGATGGACCTCTCACTGGAGTCCACGATCGGCGTCGCCCCGGTCATCGCCGTCTGGATGGTCCTGCCCGACGAGGGCGCCCGCTTCCTCGGCCTCGGGCTGTTCCCCGGCTGGGCGGCCATCCCGTTGTGCCTGCTGGTCGGCGCGCTGATCGGCGTGATCAACGGCTTCCTCATCCTCAAACTGCGGCTCAACGGCTTCATCGTCACCCTCGGCATGCTCACCCTGCTGCGCGGACTCCAGGTCGCCGTCTCCGAGGGCCAGTCGATCGTCAACCTGCCCGGCTCCTTCACCTACCTCGGCCGCGCCTCCTGGCTCGGGGCGCCCGCCGGCATCTGGATCTGCGCGCTGCTCTTCCTGATCGGCGGCAGCGCGCTCGCCTGGCTGCGCCACGGCCGCGCCCTGTACGCGATCGGCGGCAACGCCGAGGCGGCCCGGGCGGCCGGCATCCGGGTCGACCGGATCGTGTGGGTCGTCCTGATCGTCGGCAGCCTGCTCGCCGCCTTCGCCGGCATCCTCTACACCGGCCACTACGGCTCCATCTCCGCGGACCAGGGCAACGGCTGGATCTTCCAGGTCTTCGCCGCCACCGTCATCGGCGGCGTCAGTCTCAACGGCGGCCGCGGCACCCTGTTCGGCGCCCTCACCGGTGTGCTGACCCTCCAGCTCGTGGTCAACGTCATGACCCTGGCCGGCGTGCCGCCGCTGTGGAACCAGTTCCTCAACGGCGCGATCATCATCGTCGCACTGATCATCTCCCGCTTCGCCTCCGGCGAGAAGCAGGAGTAA
- a CDS encoding sugar ABC transporter ATP-binding protein: MADPSPIRGPVVEADGISKHFGATVALSDARLSVAPGDAHALVGRNGAGKSTLVSILTGLQSPDTGTLRFDGEPAPALGDTEAWRSKVACVYQHSTVIPSLTVAENLFLDRQSAGALRPISWKRLRLRAVELLAEYGVDVDPTARAMDLSVEQRQFVEIARALSFGARFVILDEPTAKLDARGIDRLFGKLRALQQQGIAFLFISHHLQEVYDLCTTVTVYRDARHVVTAPVAELDRHALVEAMTGESTRSVAPAWSVTGAARSGGEPLLEVSGLSLDGAYQNVSVTARSGEVVGLAGAAASGNVQFGETLAGLRRPRAGTVTVAGRRLRTGKVPASLAAGIGFVPEDRHIQGLVPHRSVAENATLTVTDQLGPFGTVLPSRTRAFAQRMINDLDIKTPGATTQVSALSGGNQQKVVIARALATEPHVLVAVRPTNGVDVKSKESLLGTVREVADAGKTALIVSDELDDLRVCDRVLAMFHGRVVAEFGHDWSDEQLVAAMEGMADPTDTKDSHDPHH, encoded by the coding sequence ATGGCGGACCCCAGCCCCATCCGGGGCCCCGTCGTCGAGGCCGACGGGATCAGCAAACACTTCGGCGCCACCGTCGCGCTCAGTGACGCCCGCCTCTCGGTCGCGCCCGGCGACGCACACGCCCTGGTCGGCCGCAACGGCGCGGGCAAGTCCACCCTCGTCTCGATCCTCACCGGCCTGCAGAGCCCCGACACCGGCACCCTGCGCTTCGACGGCGAGCCGGCCCCGGCGCTCGGCGACACCGAGGCATGGCGTTCCAAGGTCGCCTGCGTCTACCAGCACTCCACCGTCATCCCGTCCCTGACCGTCGCCGAGAACCTCTTCCTGGACCGGCAGAGCGCCGGCGCGCTGCGCCCGATCAGCTGGAAGCGGCTGCGCCTGCGCGCCGTCGAACTGCTCGCCGAGTACGGCGTGGACGTCGACCCGACCGCACGCGCCATGGACCTGAGCGTCGAGCAGCGCCAGTTCGTGGAGATCGCCCGAGCCCTGTCGTTCGGCGCCCGGTTCGTCATCCTCGACGAACCCACCGCCAAGCTCGACGCCCGCGGCATCGACCGGCTCTTCGGCAAACTGCGCGCCCTGCAGCAGCAGGGCATCGCCTTCCTCTTCATCTCCCACCACCTGCAGGAGGTCTACGACCTCTGCACCACCGTCACGGTGTACCGCGACGCCCGGCACGTCGTCACCGCGCCGGTCGCCGAACTCGACCGGCACGCCCTGGTCGAGGCGATGACCGGGGAGAGCACGCGGAGCGTCGCGCCCGCCTGGTCCGTGACCGGCGCCGCGCGCTCCGGCGGCGAACCGCTGCTCGAGGTCTCCGGGCTGAGTCTGGACGGCGCCTACCAGAACGTCTCCGTGACCGCCCGCTCCGGTGAGGTGGTGGGGCTGGCCGGGGCCGCGGCCAGCGGCAACGTCCAGTTCGGCGAGACCCTCGCCGGCCTGCGCCGACCCCGGGCCGGCACGGTCACCGTCGCGGGCCGGCGCCTCCGCACGGGCAAGGTCCCCGCCTCGCTCGCGGCCGGCATCGGCTTCGTTCCGGAGGACCGGCACATCCAGGGCCTCGTCCCGCACCGCAGCGTCGCCGAGAACGCCACGCTGACCGTCACCGATCAGCTCGGCCCGTTCGGCACGGTGCTCCCCTCACGGACCCGGGCCTTCGCCCAGCGGATGATCAACGACCTCGACATCAAGACCCCGGGCGCGACCACCCAGGTGTCCGCGCTGTCCGGCGGCAACCAGCAGAAGGTCGTCATCGCCCGCGCGCTCGCCACCGAGCCGCACGTCCTGGTCGCCGTCCGGCCGACCAACGGCGTCGACGTCAAGTCCAAGGAGTCCCTGCTCGGCACCGTCCGCGAGGTCGCCGACGCCGGCAAGACCGCTCTGATCGTGTCCGACGAACTCGACGACCTGCGGGTCTGCGACCGCGTCCTGGCCATGTTCCACGGCCGTGTCGTCGCCGAGTTCGGGCACGACTGGAGCGACGAACAACTGGTCGCCGCCATGGAGGGCATGGCCGACCCGACCGACACGAAGGACAGCCATGACCCCCACCACTGA
- a CDS encoding sugar ABC transporter substrate-binding protein: MKPRSSRIAAAAATVAVLAGFTTACNRDGDSASANGDTAKIGIDLPRADSDFWNSYAQYVDRETGTQSVSALPVSNSQNDVTKLVANVKVFQNTGAKAVVMAPQDTGAIASTLDELAAEKIPVISVDTRPDKGDVYMVVRADNKAYGTKSCEYLGEQLGGKGKVAELQGALSSINGRDRSEAFAACMKEKFPGIEVIELATDWKGDVASAKLQSTLAAHPDVDGIYMQAGGVFLQPTLSLLKQKGLLKPAGEPGHITIISNDGIPQEFDAIRQGHIDATISQPADLYAKYAVYYAKAAAEGKTFKPGPTDHGSTIIELPNGLEDQLPAPLVTKENVDDRALWGNNVSK, from the coding sequence ATGAAGCCTCGCTCCTCCAGAATCGCGGCCGCGGCCGCCACCGTGGCCGTCCTGGCGGGGTTCACCACGGCCTGCAACCGCGACGGCGACTCCGCCTCCGCGAACGGCGACACGGCGAAGATCGGCATCGACCTGCCCCGCGCCGACTCCGACTTCTGGAACTCCTACGCCCAGTACGTCGACCGGGAGACCGGCACCCAGAGCGTGAGCGCCCTGCCGGTGAGCAACTCCCAGAACGACGTGACCAAACTGGTCGCCAACGTCAAGGTCTTCCAGAACACCGGCGCCAAGGCCGTCGTGATGGCCCCGCAGGACACCGGCGCCATCGCCTCCACCCTGGACGAGCTGGCTGCCGAAAAAATCCCGGTGATCAGCGTCGACACCCGCCCCGACAAGGGCGACGTCTACATGGTGGTCCGCGCGGACAACAAGGCGTACGGCACCAAGTCGTGCGAGTACCTCGGCGAGCAGCTCGGCGGCAAGGGCAAGGTGGCGGAACTCCAGGGCGCCCTCAGCTCCATCAACGGCCGTGACCGCTCCGAGGCGTTCGCCGCGTGCATGAAGGAGAAGTTCCCCGGGATCGAGGTGATCGAGCTGGCCACCGACTGGAAGGGCGACGTCGCCTCCGCCAAACTCCAGTCCACCCTGGCCGCCCACCCCGACGTGGACGGCATCTACATGCAGGCCGGTGGTGTCTTCCTGCAGCCCACCCTCTCCCTGCTCAAGCAGAAGGGCCTGCTCAAGCCCGCCGGCGAGCCCGGCCACATCACGATCATCTCCAACGACGGCATCCCGCAGGAGTTCGACGCGATCCGCCAGGGCCACATCGACGCCACGATCTCCCAGCCCGCCGACCTCTACGCGAAGTACGCGGTGTACTACGCGAAGGCCGCCGCCGAGGGCAAGACCTTCAAGCCCGGTCCCACCGACCACGGCTCGACCATCATCGAGCTCCCCAACGGCCTCGAGGACCAGCTCCCCGCCCCGCTGGTGACCAAGGAGAACGTCGACGACAGGGCCCTGTGGGGCAACAACGTCAGCAAGTGA
- a CDS encoding fumarylacetoacetate hydrolase family protein, with product MKLLRVGEPGRETPAVLGEDGVAFSLAEVTADIDGTFLASGGIDRAGRALAGGSLPRLDTAGRRIGAPVARPGKVVCVGLNYRDHAEETGAAVPERPVVFMKDPSTVVGPCDAVHIPRGSVKTDWEVELAVVIGAEARYLSGPDEAAGHIAGYAVSHDVSEREFQLEYSAQWDLGKSCETFNPLGPWLVTPDEVGDPQRLGLRLSVNGEVRQDGSTKNMVFDVAYLVWYLSQYMVLRPGDVINTGTPAGVALGLPGTPYLRAGDTVELSIDGLGTQRQKLINA from the coding sequence ATGAAGCTGTTGCGAGTCGGGGAACCGGGCCGGGAGACGCCGGCGGTCCTCGGCGAGGACGGCGTCGCCTTCTCGCTGGCGGAGGTCACCGCCGACATCGACGGGACGTTCCTCGCCTCCGGCGGGATCGACCGGGCCGGGCGGGCACTGGCCGGGGGATCCCTGCCGCGCCTGGACACGGCGGGCCGGCGGATCGGCGCTCCCGTCGCCCGCCCGGGCAAGGTCGTGTGCGTCGGCCTCAACTACCGTGACCACGCCGAGGAGACCGGCGCGGCCGTCCCCGAGCGGCCGGTGGTCTTCATGAAGGACCCGTCCACCGTCGTGGGCCCCTGCGACGCGGTGCACATTCCCCGTGGCTCGGTGAAGACCGACTGGGAGGTCGAACTCGCCGTCGTCATCGGCGCCGAGGCCCGCTATCTGTCCGGCCCCGACGAAGCGGCCGGTCACATCGCCGGCTACGCGGTCAGTCACGACGTCTCCGAGCGGGAGTTCCAGCTCGAGTACTCCGCGCAGTGGGACCTCGGCAAGTCCTGCGAGACCTTCAACCCGCTGGGCCCCTGGCTCGTGACCCCCGACGAGGTGGGCGACCCGCAGCGACTCGGCCTGCGCCTGTCCGTCAACGGCGAGGTCCGCCAGGACGGCAGCACCAAGAACATGGTCTTCGACGTCGCGTACCTCGTCTGGTACCTCAGCCAGTACATGGTGCTGCGCCCCGGCGACGTCATCAACACCGGCACCCCGGCCGGCGTGGCCCTCGGCCTGCCCGGCACCCCCTATCTGCGCGCGGGCGACACCGTCGAACTGTCCATCGACGGTCTCGGCACCCAGCGGCAGAAGCTCATCAACGCGTGA
- a CDS encoding L-fuconate dehydratase: MSATPARIAAVDTYDIRFPTSRELDGSDAMNPDPDYSAAYLVLRTTEGGHEGHGFTFTIGRGNDVQVAAIDALREHVVGRPVADLCADPGSLYRDLIGDSQLRWLGPEKGVMHMAIGAVVNAVWDLAAKREGKPLWRFLADADPVWLVSQVDFRYLTDALTPDEALELLRRGRQGADDRAAELLRRGYPAYTTSPGWLGYSDEKLTRLAQQAVAEGFTQIKLKVGADLDDDIRRCRAAREAVGPGFRMAIDANQRWGVDEAVAWTRALAEFDPYWIEEPTSPDDILGHAAIRRGVHPVKVATGEHVQNRIVFKQLLQAGAVDVLQLDSARVAGVNENLAVLLLAAKFGVPVCPHAGGVGLCELVQHLSMFDYVALTGTTENRVIEYVDHLHQHFLDPVVIADGHYRPPASPGFSAAMKQASIDMYTYPHGTFWVADAAEAATAGAGTTAAGAPGQDTEVPA; the protein is encoded by the coding sequence TTGTCCGCAACCCCCGCGCGGATCGCCGCCGTCGACACCTACGACATCCGCTTCCCGACCTCACGGGAGCTGGACGGGTCCGACGCGATGAATCCGGACCCCGACTACTCCGCCGCCTACCTGGTCCTGCGCACCACGGAGGGCGGCCACGAGGGCCACGGCTTCACCTTCACCATCGGCCGCGGCAACGACGTCCAGGTCGCCGCCATCGACGCGCTGCGCGAGCACGTCGTCGGACGGCCCGTCGCCGACCTGTGCGCCGACCCCGGCTCGCTCTACCGCGACCTGATCGGCGACAGCCAGCTGCGCTGGCTGGGGCCGGAGAAGGGCGTGATGCACATGGCCATCGGCGCCGTCGTCAACGCCGTCTGGGACCTGGCGGCCAAGCGTGAGGGCAAGCCGCTGTGGCGGTTCCTCGCCGACGCCGACCCCGTCTGGCTCGTCTCCCAGGTCGACTTCCGCTACCTCACCGACGCCCTGACCCCGGACGAAGCCCTGGAGCTCCTGCGCCGGGGCAGGCAGGGCGCCGACGACCGGGCCGCCGAGCTGCTGCGCCGCGGCTACCCCGCCTACACCACCTCGCCGGGCTGGCTCGGCTACTCCGACGAGAAGCTCACCCGTCTCGCCCAGCAGGCCGTCGCCGAGGGATTCACCCAGATCAAGCTCAAGGTCGGCGCCGACCTCGACGACGACATCCGCCGCTGCCGCGCCGCCCGCGAGGCCGTGGGCCCCGGCTTCCGGATGGCCATCGACGCCAACCAGCGCTGGGGCGTCGACGAGGCCGTGGCGTGGACACGGGCGCTCGCGGAGTTCGACCCGTACTGGATCGAGGAGCCCACCAGCCCCGACGACATCCTCGGCCACGCCGCCATCCGGCGCGGCGTCCACCCCGTCAAGGTCGCCACCGGCGAGCACGTGCAGAACCGCATCGTCTTCAAGCAGCTCCTCCAGGCCGGCGCCGTCGACGTCCTCCAGCTCGACTCCGCACGCGTGGCCGGAGTCAACGAGAACCTCGCCGTCCTGCTGCTCGCCGCCAAGTTCGGCGTACCGGTCTGCCCGCACGCCGGCGGCGTCGGTCTGTGCGAACTCGTCCAGCACCTCTCGATGTTCGACTACGTGGCACTCACCGGCACCACCGAGAACCGTGTCATCGAGTACGTCGACCACCTCCACCAGCACTTCCTCGACCCGGTGGTGATCGCCGACGGCCACTACCGGCCCCCCGCCTCGCCCGGCTTCTCGGCCGCCATGAAGCAGGCCAGCATCGACATGTACACCTATCCGCACGGCACGTTCTGGGTCGCCGACGCCGCGGAGGCCGCCACGGCGGGCGCCGGTACGACGGCCGCCGGCGCGCCCGGCCAGGACACGGAGGTCCCCGCATGA
- a CDS encoding SDR family oxidoreductase, with protein MTTALASLTAVVTGGASGIGLATARLLAEHGADVAVLDRDPSGVPAPLRGFTADVTDDRAVRAAVEGAAEALGGIDILVNNAGVGAVGTVEDNADEEWHRVLDVNVLGIVRTTRAALPYLRRSSSASVVNTCSIAATAGLPQRALYSASKGAVLSLTLAMAADHVRAGIRVNCVNPGTVDTPWIGRLLGAAADPAAERAALDARQPTGRLVTAQEVAAAIVHLASPAAGSTTGTALAVDGGMAGLRLRPEPQP; from the coding sequence ATGACGACCGCTCTCGCCTCGCTCACCGCCGTCGTCACCGGCGGCGCCTCCGGCATCGGCCTCGCCACCGCGCGGCTGCTCGCCGAGCACGGCGCGGACGTCGCCGTCCTCGACCGCGACCCGAGCGGCGTGCCCGCTCCCCTGCGCGGCTTCACCGCCGACGTCACCGACGACCGCGCCGTCCGCGCCGCCGTCGAGGGGGCCGCCGAAGCGCTCGGCGGGATCGACATCCTGGTCAACAACGCCGGTGTCGGGGCGGTCGGAACCGTGGAGGACAACGCGGACGAGGAGTGGCACCGCGTGCTGGACGTCAACGTCCTCGGCATCGTCCGCACCACCCGGGCCGCCCTGCCGTACCTGCGCCGTTCCTCCTCCGCCTCGGTCGTCAACACCTGTTCCATCGCCGCCACCGCGGGACTGCCGCAGCGCGCCCTGTACTCGGCCAGCAAGGGCGCGGTCCTGTCCCTCACCCTGGCCATGGCCGCCGACCACGTCCGCGCGGGCATCCGGGTCAACTGCGTCAATCCCGGCACCGTCGACACCCCGTGGATCGGCCGCCTGCTCGGCGCCGCCGCCGATCCGGCCGCCGAGCGCGCCGCGCTCGACGCACGCCAGCCCACCGGGCGCCTGGTGACCGCGCAGGAGGTGGCCGCCGCCATCGTCCACCTCGCCTCCCCCGCCGCCGGCAGCACCACCGGCACCGCCCTCGCGGTCGACGGCGGCATGGCCGGCCTGCGGCTGCGGCCGGAGCCGCAGCCGTGA
- a CDS encoding aldo/keto reductase, giving the protein MSPRHRRLGNRAVRISTLAFGAAGIGNLFTPVTDEEAARAVDAAWEAGVRYFDTAPHYGLGLSERRLGAALRARPRPAYAVSTKVGRILEPAPSAAGDDLAHGFAVPATHRRRWDFSARGVRRSVEESLERLGLDRIDIAYLHDPDDHMEQALDEAYPELERMRDEGLVGAIGAGMNHAAPLARFVRETGVDAVLLAGRYTLLDQSGLADLLPLAAERGVGVVVGGVFNSGLLADPRPGATFDYAPARLGTLSRALELQTVCERHGVPLRAAALHFPFGSPAVTSVLTGARSAAEVQDAAALLGRPVPDALWAELKERGLLPADVPTPQDTD; this is encoded by the coding sequence GTGAGCCCGCGTCACCGCCGGCTCGGGAACCGCGCCGTACGGATCAGCACGCTGGCCTTCGGCGCGGCGGGCATCGGCAACCTGTTCACCCCCGTCACCGACGAGGAGGCCGCACGTGCCGTCGACGCCGCCTGGGAGGCGGGCGTCCGGTACTTCGACACCGCCCCGCACTACGGTCTCGGGCTGTCCGAGCGCCGTCTGGGCGCGGCCCTGCGCGCACGGCCGCGCCCCGCGTACGCCGTGTCCACCAAGGTCGGCCGCATCCTGGAGCCGGCCCCGTCGGCCGCGGGCGACGATCTCGCCCACGGCTTCGCCGTCCCCGCCACCCACCGACGGCGCTGGGACTTCAGCGCCCGTGGTGTGCGCCGGTCGGTCGAGGAGAGCCTGGAGCGGCTCGGTCTGGACCGGATCGACATCGCCTACCTCCACGATCCCGACGACCACATGGAGCAGGCGCTCGACGAGGCGTACCCGGAACTGGAGCGGATGCGCGACGAGGGACTGGTCGGTGCGATCGGCGCCGGCATGAACCACGCCGCTCCGCTCGCCCGTTTCGTCCGCGAGACCGGCGTCGACGCCGTCCTGCTGGCGGGCCGTTACACGCTCCTGGACCAGTCCGGACTCGCCGACCTGCTGCCGCTCGCCGCCGAGCGGGGCGTCGGCGTCGTCGTCGGAGGCGTCTTCAACTCCGGCCTGCTCGCCGATCCGCGTCCCGGTGCCACCTTCGACTACGCCCCGGCGCGCCTCGGGACGCTGTCCCGGGCACTGGAGCTCCAGACGGTCTGCGAGCGGCACGGGGTACCGCTGCGCGCCGCCGCCCTGCACTTCCCGTTCGGGTCCCCGGCCGTCACGAGCGTCCTCACCGGAGCCCGCAGCGCGGCGGAGGTCCAGGACGCCGCCGCCCTGCTCGGCCGCCCGGTCCCGGACGCGCTGTGGGCGGAGCTCAAGGAACGCGGGCTGCTCCCCGCCGACGTACCCACCCCCCAGGACACCGACTGA
- a CDS encoding (Fe-S)-binding protein — MRIALFLTCFNDTMFPDTGRAVVRVLERLGHTVDFPREQTCCGQMHFNTGYRPEAVPLVERFTRTFAAYDAVVTPSASCAGMIRDSHPVLARDHGSAALQEGVAGLAPRVHEFTEFLTDVLGVTDVGARFPYRVAYHPTCHSLRGLRLGDRPLDLLRAVEGIDLVGLPAADACCGFGGTFAVKNAGTSGAMLADKAQGVLDSGAEVLCAADNSCLMHIGGGLSRRDSAVRTLHLAEILAHGEGVPR, encoded by the coding sequence ATGCGCATCGCCCTGTTCCTCACCTGCTTCAACGACACCATGTTCCCGGACACCGGCCGGGCCGTGGTCCGTGTCCTGGAGCGGCTCGGCCACACCGTCGACTTCCCGCGAGAGCAGACCTGTTGCGGGCAGATGCACTTCAACACCGGCTACCGGCCGGAGGCCGTCCCGCTGGTGGAGCGTTTCACGCGGACCTTCGCCGCGTACGACGCCGTGGTCACCCCGTCCGCCTCCTGCGCCGGGATGATCCGTGACAGCCACCCCGTGCTCGCCCGGGACCACGGGTCCGCCGCGCTCCAGGAGGGGGTCGCCGGCCTGGCGCCCCGGGTCCACGAGTTCACCGAGTTCCTCACCGACGTCCTGGGCGTCACGGACGTCGGGGCGCGTTTCCCGTACCGGGTCGCGTACCACCCGACCTGTCACTCGCTGCGCGGACTGCGGCTCGGCGACCGTCCGCTGGACCTGCTGCGGGCCGTCGAGGGCATCGACCTGGTCGGCCTCCCCGCCGCCGACGCGTGCTGCGGCTTCGGCGGCACCTTCGCGGTCAAGAACGCCGGGACCTCCGGCGCGATGCTCGCCGACAAGGCGCAAGGGGTCCTGGACAGCGGCGCCGAGGTGCTGTGCGCCGCCGACAACTCCTGCCTGATGCACATCGGCGGCGGTCTCTCCCGCCGGGACAGCGCCGTACGCACCCTGCACCTGGCCGAGATCCTCGCGCACGGCGAAGGGGTTCCCCGATGA
- a CDS encoding LutB/LldF family L-lactate oxidation iron-sulfur protein: MNGPTDRGVVWLGSPSFPEAARSALEDGRLRANLKRATSTIRGKRQAVADELDDWEALRDAAAAIKRRTARHLDRYLVRLEESVTAAGGTVHWATDAADANRVVTELVRATGEREVVKIKSMATQEIGLNEHLARAGITAYETDLAELIVQLGDDRPSHILVPAIHRNRTEIRDLFAAEMGRWGRPAPEGLTDDPADLAEAARRHLRQKFLAAKVAVSGANFAVADTGTVVVVESEGNGRMCLTLPQTLITVMGIEKVVPTFGDLEVFLQLLPRSSTGERMNPYTSAWTGTTDGDGPRAFHLVLLDNGRTDTLADTVGRQALACIRCSACLNVCPVFERTGGHAYGSVYPGPIGAVLTPQLVGVENAASLPFASTLCGACYDACPVKIDIPEVLAHLRAEAVEARRAAQRLPTAEAAAMRAAAAVLDSPRLFGAVQRAAGAAGRAVARRGRIGRLPGPLRGWSAARDTPAPPAESFRRWWRENRENGGHGQSGQSGQSGESGESGESGENTNERKEGER, translated from the coding sequence ATGAACGGCCCCACGGACCGCGGCGTCGTCTGGCTCGGTTCTCCCTCCTTCCCCGAGGCCGCCAGGAGCGCGCTCGAGGACGGCCGGCTGCGCGCCAACCTGAAGCGGGCCACCTCCACGATCCGCGGCAAACGGCAGGCCGTCGCGGACGAGCTGGACGACTGGGAGGCGCTGCGCGACGCGGCCGCCGCGATCAAGCGACGCACCGCCCGCCATCTCGACCGGTACCTGGTGCGGCTGGAGGAGTCCGTCACGGCGGCGGGCGGCACCGTCCACTGGGCCACCGACGCCGCCGACGCCAACCGCGTCGTCACGGAGCTGGTGCGGGCCACCGGTGAGCGGGAGGTCGTCAAGATCAAGTCGATGGCCACCCAGGAGATCGGTCTCAACGAGCATCTCGCCCGGGCCGGGATCACCGCCTACGAGACCGACCTCGCCGAACTCATCGTCCAGCTCGGCGACGACCGCCCCTCGCACATCCTCGTTCCCGCGATCCACAGGAACCGCACCGAGATCCGCGATCTGTTCGCCGCCGAGATGGGCCGCTGGGGGCGTCCGGCGCCGGAGGGCCTCACGGACGACCCGGCCGACCTCGCCGAGGCGGCCCGGCGTCACCTGCGGCAGAAGTTCCTGGCCGCGAAGGTCGCCGTCTCCGGCGCGAACTTCGCCGTGGCCGACACCGGCACGGTCGTCGTCGTGGAGTCCGAGGGCAACGGCCGCATGTGCCTGACCCTGCCGCAGACCCTGATCACCGTCATGGGCATCGAGAAGGTCGTGCCCACCTTCGGCGACCTGGAGGTGTTCCTCCAACTGCTGCCCCGCTCGTCCACCGGCGAGCGGATGAATCCCTACACCTCCGCCTGGACCGGCACCACCGACGGCGACGGACCGCGCGCGTTCCACCTGGTGCTCCTCGACAACGGCCGTACCGACACCCTCGCCGACACCGTCGGCCGCCAGGCCCTCGCCTGCATCCGCTGCTCGGCCTGTCTCAACGTGTGCCCGGTCTTCGAACGGACCGGCGGCCACGCGTACGGCTCGGTCTACCCCGGTCCGATCGGCGCCGTGCTCACCCCGCAGCTCGTCGGCGTCGAGAACGCCGCGTCCCTCCCGTTCGCCTCGACGCTGTGCGGCGCCTGCTACGACGCCTGCCCGGTGAAGATCGACATTCCCGAGGTGCTGGCCCACCTGCGCGCCGAGGCCGTCGAGGCCCGGCGGGCCGCCCAGCGCCTCCCGACGGCGGAGGCGGCGGCGATGAGGGCGGCCGCCGCCGTCCTCGACTCCCCCCGTCTGTTCGGCGCCGTCCAGAGGGCGGCGGGCGCCGCCGGCCGCGCCGTCGCCCGCCGGGGCCGCATCGGCCGGCTGCCCGGACCGCTGCGCGGCTGGTCCGCCGCCCGCGACACCCCCGCGCCGCCCGCGGAGTCCTTCCGCCGGTGGTGGCGCGAGAACCGCGAGAACGGCGGACACGGCCAGAGCGGCCAGAGCGGCCAGAGCGGCGAGAGCGGCGAGAGCGGCGAGAGCGGCGAGAACACGAACGAGAGGAAGGAGGGGGAGCGTTGA